The region CGTCACCACTCCCACCGGCAACTGGTGGTCCCCGAAGAGCCGTTGCGCCGCGAGGTCGGCGCCGGTCAGCAGCGCGGCGCCCACGCAGGCCGCGGTGAGCAGGTTGGGCCCGGGGGTCCGGGTCATCCGCCGGGCCAGATGCGGCGCGGTGAGCGCCACGAACGACACCGGCCCGGCGGCGGCCGCCGCGAGGGAGGCGAGCAGCACGGCCGCCGCCGTCAGGACCAGCCGCAGTCCCTGCACCCGCACACCGAGGCCGCGGGCGAGGTCGTCGCCCATCTCGGTCATCGCCAGGGGCCGCGCGCAGCCGAGCAGCACCACCGGGACCAGCACCGCCGTCGCCGCGAGCAGCGGGAGGGCGTCCTCCCAGCCCCGGCCGTCCAGGCTGCCGGTGAGCCACAGCATGGCGCGGGCCGCCTCCATCAGCCGTCCGCGGGTCAGCAGATAGCCGTTGACTCCCGTGAGGACCGCGGTCGCGCCGATGCCCACCAGCACGAGGCGGTGGCCGTGCAGGCCTCCGCGCCAGGCCAGGAGATAGATCGCCACTCCGGTGACGACGCCGCCGAGCACCGCGCCGCCCGCGAGGGCCGCGCTGCCGCCGCCCGCGACCACCACCAGGAGCGCGCCCGTCGCGGCGCCCTGGGTGAAGCCGAGCAGGTCGGGGCTGCCCAGCGGATTGCGCACGAGCGACTGGAAGATCGCGCCGGCCAGCGCGAGGGCCGCGCCCACGACCAGCGCGGTCACCACCCGGGGCAGCCGGAGTTCGCGTACGACGAAGTCCTCGGCCGGGCCGCCGCCGCCCGTGAGGGTGCGCAGCACGTCGGCCGGGCTCATCGGGTAGTCGCCGCCGCCGACCGCGAGCACGCCGAAGGCGAGGGCCAGCAGCAGGCAGCCGATCCCCACGGCCACGGCCCGGGGGCGCACGGCGACGATCCCGGCCACCACGGGCCGCACGGCGACGGCGCGGACCACGCTCACCGGCCGCACCTCTCCCGCGCCGAACGCGAACCCGCCACACGCAGGCCAGCCGAACGCAGGCCAGCCGAACGCAGGCCAGCCGAACGCAGGCACGCCACACGCGAGCCCGCCGAACGCAGGCACGCGGATTCGGGGTTCACGCCCGCACCTTCCTTCGCACGTAGTAGAGGAACAGCGGGCCGCCGAGCACCGCCGTGACGATGCCCGCCTGCAGTTCGCCGGGCCGGGCCACGATCCGCCCGACCACGTCCGCGCCGAGCAGCAGCGCGGGCGCGAGCACCGCGCAGCAGGGCAGCAGCCGCCGCAGGTCGGGGCCGGTCAGCGCCTTGACGAGGTGCGGCACCATCAGCCCGACGAAGACGATCGGCCCGCAGGCCGCCGTCGCCGCCCCGCACAGCAGCGTCACGGCCACGATGGCGGCCGTACGGATCAGGGCGGGACGCGCGCCGAGCGACCGGGCGGAGTCGTCGCCGAGGGCGAGCGCGTTGAGCGGCCGGGCCAGCGCCAAGGCCAGCAGCAACCCTGCCGCGACGAACGGCGCGACCATGGCCACCGTCCCGCTCTGCGCGCTCGCCAGCGAGCCGACCGTCCAGAAGCGCATCGTCTCCAGCGAGGCCGCGTCGAGCAGCATCGTCCCGTTCACGTACGAGTAGAGCGCGGCGTTGATCGCGGCTCCGGCGAGCGCCAGCCGCGCCGGGGTGGCCGCGCGCCCGCCGCCCACGCCGTACACGAGCACGGAGACGGCCGCCGCGCCGGCCAGCGCGAACCAGACGTAGCCCTGGAACGTCGCCACCCCCAGCAGCCCGGCGGCGGTCGCCACCGCCGCGGAGGCCCCGGCGTTGATCCCCAGCAGGCCGGGGTCGGCGAGCGGGTTGCGGGTCAGCGCCTGCATGACCCCGCCCGCCACTCCCAGCGCCGCGCCCGCGAGCAGCCCGAGCAGGGTGCGGGGCAGCCGCATCTCGTGCACCACCGTGTACGCGCCGGACCCGGTGTCCACGAGCCCCTGCCAGACCTCGGCGGGGGACATCGGCCGGGCGCCGAGCCCGAGGCTCAGCACGAGGACGGCGAGCAGCGCGAGCGCCGGCCCGACCACCGGCCCAGCCACCGGTCCGAGCAGCGCCGCCATCGGCCGGGTCTTCTCCGGATGTTTTCGCGGTGCCCGTGCGGGCCCGCTGAGCTGCGATGACTCGGTGACGACCACGGTCGGCTCCATCGGGGCGGGGGACGAATTCCGATCGCCCCTCTGGACAAGAACTTAGGTAAGGGTAACCTAACAATCGATCCGCCCACCAGGTATCCACCCCGGGGCATGACCATGCAAGAGAAAGACAAACCGTGCGAAAGCTGAACACCACCATGTCCCGTCGCGGGCTCTTCGCCGCAGGCGGAGCCGCCGCTCTCACGCTGGCGCTGGCCGCCTGCGGATCGGGTGGCTCCACCCCCTCCAGTGCAGGTCGGAGTGCTGCTGCCGGTCAGAGCACCGGGGCGTGGTCCTTCACCGACGACAGGAAGGAGACGGCCACGGCGGCGGGGGTCCCGGCGCGGGTCGTGGCGTTCACCGGCACGGCGGCGGCCCTCGCCGACTACGGATTGCAGGACAGACTCGTCGGCGTGTTCGGCGAGACCAAGCGCGCCGACGGCTCCCCCGAGCCACAGGCGGGCGACCTGGACGTGGACAAGGTGACGATCCTCGGCAACGTCTGGGGCGAGTTCAACATCGAGAAGTACGCCGCGCTGCGCCCCGACCTGCTCGTCACCCACATGTACGACCCCGGCGCGCTCTGGTACGTGCCGGACGAGAGCAAGGACAAGATCGTCAAGCTCGCCCCCACGGTCGCCGTCAGCGCCGCCCGGGTGCCGATGACCGAGACGATCGAGCGCTACGCCGCCCTCGCCGAGAGCCTCGGCGCCGACCTGAAGGCCCCCGAGATCGCTCAGGCCAGGGCGAGGTTCGAAGCCGCCGCCGACAGTGTGCGCAAGGCGGTCGCCGAGAACCCCGGGATCAGGGTGATGGCCGCCTCCGGCAGCCCCGACGTGCTGTACGTCTCCAATCCCGAGGTCAACACCGATCTCCTGTACTTCGCCGAACTGGGGGTCGAGGTCGTCCGGCCCGACAAGCCCGGCGACGGCGGCTACTACGAGAACCTCAGCTGGGAGAACGCCGGCAAGTACGACGCCGACCTGATCCTGCTCGACAACCGGCCCACCGCGCTGCAGCCCAAGGACCTCGCGGCCAAGCCCGCCTGGCCCA is a window of Microbispora sp. NBC_01189 DNA encoding:
- a CDS encoding FecCD family ABC transporter permease, whose product is MSVVRAVAVRPVVAGIVAVRPRAVAVGIGCLLLALAFGVLAVGGGDYPMSPADVLRTLTGGGGPAEDFVVRELRLPRVVTALVVGAALALAGAIFQSLVRNPLGSPDLLGFTQGAATGALLVVVAGGGSAALAGGAVLGGVVTGVAIYLLAWRGGLHGHRLVLVGIGATAVLTGVNGYLLTRGRLMEAARAMLWLTGSLDGRGWEDALPLLAATAVLVPVVLLGCARPLAMTEMGDDLARGLGVRVQGLRLVLTAAAVLLASLAAAAAGPVSFVALTAPHLARRMTRTPGPNLLTAACVGAALLTGADLAAQRLFGDHQLPVGVVTGVLGGGYLVWLLAAQRKAGRI
- a CDS encoding FecCD family ABC transporter permease codes for the protein MVVTESSQLSGPARAPRKHPEKTRPMAALLGPVAGPVVGPALALLAVLVLSLGLGARPMSPAEVWQGLVDTGSGAYTVVHEMRLPRTLLGLLAGAALGVAGGVMQALTRNPLADPGLLGINAGASAAVATAAGLLGVATFQGYVWFALAGAAAVSVLVYGVGGGRAATPARLALAGAAINAALYSYVNGTMLLDAASLETMRFWTVGSLASAQSGTVAMVAPFVAAGLLLALALARPLNALALGDDSARSLGARPALIRTAAIVAVTLLCGAATAACGPIVFVGLMVPHLVKALTGPDLRRLLPCCAVLAPALLLGADVVGRIVARPGELQAGIVTAVLGGPLFLYYVRRKVRA
- a CDS encoding ABC transporter substrate-binding protein, giving the protein MRKLNTTMSRRGLFAAGGAAALTLALAACGSGGSTPSSAGRSAAAGQSTGAWSFTDDRKETATAAGVPARVVAFTGTAAALADYGLQDRLVGVFGETKRADGSPEPQAGDLDVDKVTILGNVWGEFNIEKYAALRPDLLVTHMYDPGALWYVPDESKDKIVKLAPTVAVSAARVPMTETIERYAALAESLGADLKAPEIAQARARFEAAADSVRKAVAENPGIRVMAASGSPDVLYVSNPEVNTDLLYFAELGVEVVRPDKPGDGGYYENLSWENAGKYDADLILLDNRPTALQPKDLAAKPAWPKLPAVKAGQVAAWDPVPRFSYAGAAPILENLATAIRNAKKLG